The nucleotide sequence GGTCTGGACGGTGGTGGCACAGGACGTTCGTGGCATGCCCTTCTTGCACGTTGACACGTGCTTTGAGGTACCTGCGAAGGGCATTGAGGGGGCCATCGCGAGTATTGATCAGTTCTTCGCAAAGATGACAGAGGAATTTGGCGCCTAAAGATTGTGGCCCCCGCGTGACGGGGACAGTGgacaaaaaggaaaaaaagagaagttGGCTGGCTGCAAGCACAGCAATACTCCTCCAGCCGCTGCAATCACCGATCCCTCCGCCCTCCTAGAGAGAGTGCAGCGGGCCCTTGAGAAGGGGATCTCTAGGATCAGAATCCAGTAAACGTGTTCGGTTGTGGTTGGCGGGAGGACGAGAAAGGGTACAAAAGAAATTCGGCGAAGGACTGCCGTTACTTGAGGAggaacacgcgcacacacaggcgttctctcctcctccctccttttccgcTTCCGAAAAAGGAGTGTACGGGTGACGCAGTCGTTGTGCTCGCCTCaagccttttctctccctcgtgtAAAAGGCACATGCTCGATTTCACGGTCATCTCAGCGTCCATATGCGGTCATCGTCTTCTATTCCTCGCCGTGGCCGAAGAGATGTGCGTTAGAGGAAACCTTGTCGCAACGACTGGATGCGTGGCTAGGTGCCACAGTGCGGCATTCGCATGGCAGGGGGGGGCACCGAGtctggaggagctggtgaTCCGGTGGGGTTGCAACTGCGGAGTCTCGCTCCCCGCTCGCCGCTCCTCTTTATTTTCGGCGATCTTCTCCTCGACAGTGCTTCGTTTTACACCCCTGGGCAGGTGAAGTGGCAGCTTCACTGGCACGCAGCACCGTTCTATTggcatctctctctcacacacatGCTCTCGCTGTCCCTCTGGAGTCTACGTGCGTCACCATGGGCACTGCAATCCCTCCTCGACCTGCTATCGCCATGACCCGgggttgctgttgctctggtgtgctgctgggTACTTGCTGACTACACAACCAATCTGTATATCCACTCTTGTGGGCATACACGCTCGCACGAACACTTTCAAATTCACCGTTTGCATCCTTTCGATTCCGTATCGTGCTGCTGTTActttggggggagggcttCACAGCTCTTTCACGACGTCATTACCTTTGCTTCCGTGcatctccttcctctcctaTTGAGCCCCATTACGCCAATACACAAAGCTTGTGCACCCTTCACAAATCTCTGAACACCACTACATTCTCGCTGAATCCTGTACGGTACGCATTCGCCTGCTCCCTCCCAATTGCCTCCACCTTACACGCCAGCGTATCATGTCGGCAGGTGCTCGTGAGATCATTCCGATAAACCTGCTTCGTCGCCGCAACAAGGGTGAAGCGAACGAGGatgtcagcgccgccgccgaccgcTTCCGCGGCCGCTTCGAGAAGGCAAGCCTCGAAGAACGCAAGGCCGCCACTACGACGATGGTCAACGAGTACTATGACCTGGTGACTGATTTCTACGAGTACGGCTGGTGCCAGAACTTTCATTTCGCGCCTCGCTACGCTGGCGAGACCTTCTACGAGTCCATCGCGCGCCACGAGTACTTCCTGGCCGCACGCGGTGGCTTCACGGAGAACGACCACATCGTCGACATCggctgcggcgtcggcggccCGGCACGCAACATTGTGCGCCTCACGCGCTGCAACATCACCGGCGTAAACAACAACGATTACCAGATCACCCGTGCACGCCGCCATGATGCGAGCGCCGGTATGAGCGACAAAATCGACTACATTAAGACCGACTTCTGCAGCATGAGCTTTGCCGACAACACCTTCGACGGCGCCTACGCCATTGAGGCCACCTGCCACGCAAAGGACAAGGTCAAGTGCTACAGCGAGGTCTTCCGCGTCATCAAACCTGGCTCCTGCTTTGTCCTTTACGAGTGGTGCATGACCGATAAGTACAACCCCGACGACGAGTAC is from Leishmania panamensis strain MHOM/PA/94/PSC-1 chromosome 35 sequence and encodes:
- the LMSMT gene encoding sterol 24-c-methyltransferase, putative (TriTrypDB/GeneDB-style sysID: LpmP.35.2450), which translates into the protein MSAGAREIIPINLLRRRNKGEANEDVSAAADRFRGRFEKASLEERKAATTTMVNEYYDLVTDFYEYGWCQNFHFAPRYAGETFYESIARHEYFLAARGGFTENDHIVDIGCGVGGPARNIVRLTRCNITGVNNNDYQITRARRHDASAGMSDKIDYIKTDFCSMSFADNTFDGAYAIEATCHAKDKVKCYSEVFRVIKPGSCFVLYEWCMTDKYNPDDEYHRKIKHRIELGDGLPEMETAKQVVEYMKRAGFMVEEVIDVINQFESSPIKSIPWYQPLTGSYSSLKGVRSTPMGRVFTNIMCRVLEFLRLAPKGTHKATEILEEAAESLAIGGRLGIFTPSLYIRARKPLKEV